A section of the Metabacillus endolithicus genome encodes:
- a CDS encoding ornithine--oxo-acid transaminase, with protein MTTKTEQVINQTEQFGAKNYNPLPIVISKAEGIWVEDPEGNKYLDMLSAYSAVNQGHRHPKIIQALKDQADRVTLTSRAFHNDQLGPWYERIARITKKEMALPMNTGAEAVETAIKAIRRWGYQVKGIANNQAEIIACEGNFHGRTMTAVSLSSEEEYRKGFGPMLPGIKLIPYGDVEALKAAITPQTAGFLFEPIQGEAGINIPREGFLKEAYQVCKDNNVLFVADEIQAGLARSGKMFACDWEDVVPDMYILGKALGGGVFPISCVVANRDVLGVFNPGSHGSTFGGNPLACAVSIAALDVIEEEKLVDRSLKLGNYFVERLKEINNPIIKQIRGRGLFIGVELTEPARSYCEKLKENGLLCKETHDTVIRFAPPLVINEEELDWAIDRIKRVLS; from the coding sequence ATGACAACAAAAACAGAACAAGTGATTAATCAGACAGAACAATTTGGTGCAAAAAACTATAATCCTCTACCAATTGTTATATCAAAAGCAGAGGGTATATGGGTGGAAGATCCTGAAGGTAACAAATATTTGGATATGTTAAGTGCTTATTCAGCCGTTAACCAAGGCCATAGACATCCTAAGATTATTCAGGCATTAAAAGATCAGGCGGACCGCGTTACCTTAACATCCCGTGCTTTTCATAATGATCAGTTAGGTCCATGGTATGAGAGAATTGCAAGAATCACCAAAAAGGAAATGGCACTGCCAATGAATACAGGGGCAGAGGCTGTGGAAACGGCAATAAAAGCAATAAGACGATGGGGATATCAGGTGAAAGGAATTGCTAATAATCAAGCAGAGATTATTGCTTGTGAAGGTAACTTTCATGGACGTACGATGACAGCTGTTTCTTTATCTTCTGAAGAAGAGTATCGTAAAGGATTTGGGCCGATGTTGCCAGGAATTAAACTAATTCCTTATGGTGATGTAGAAGCTCTAAAAGCAGCGATTACCCCGCAAACAGCAGGATTTCTTTTCGAGCCAATTCAAGGTGAAGCCGGAATTAATATTCCAAGAGAAGGGTTTTTAAAAGAAGCGTATCAAGTATGTAAAGATAACAATGTTTTGTTTGTAGCTGATGAAATTCAAGCAGGATTAGCGCGATCTGGAAAAATGTTTGCTTGTGATTGGGAAGATGTTGTACCTGATATGTATATTTTAGGAAAAGCACTAGGTGGGGGAGTTTTCCCAATTTCATGTGTGGTAGCTAATCGTGATGTTTTAGGCGTATTTAACCCTGGCTCACACGGATCTACATTTGGAGGTAATCCTCTTGCGTGTGCTGTTTCAATTGCTGCTCTTGATGTAATAGAGGAAGAAAAGCTAGTTGATCGTTCATTGAAGCTAGGAAACTATTTTGTGGAACGTCTTAAGGAAATTAACAATCCTATTATTAAACAGATAAGAGGCAGAGGCTTGTTTATTGGGGTAGAGTTAACGGAGCCTGCACGTAGTTATTGTGAAAAGTTAAAAGAAAATGGTTTATTGTGTAAAGAAACACATGATACTGTTATTCGTTTTGCCCCACCATTAGTTATAAATGAAGAGGAGCTAGATTGGGCGATTGATCGTATTAAGCGTGTACTATCATAA
- a CDS encoding biotin/lipoyl-containing protein, with protein sequence MNPIYSIESLDDGVVSQVCINENEYVYEWETLFQIKTDKGNVVNITIGASGLVKDISVKAGDPVYRCSLLARLHDDNKITGSD encoded by the coding sequence ATGAATCCTATTTATTCTATTGAAAGTCTTGATGATGGAGTTGTCTCACAAGTTTGTATTAATGAAAATGAGTATGTTTATGAATGGGAAACACTTTTTCAGATCAAAACAGATAAAGGAAATGTAGTGAATATAACAATTGGTGCCAGTGGCTTAGTAAAGGATATTTCTGTGAAGGCTGGAGATCCTGTCTACAGGTGTTCATTATTAGCTAGATTGCATGATGATAATAAAATAACTGGGTCTGATTAA
- a CDS encoding GntR family transcriptional regulator produces the protein MAQQTKVGMVKQKIKEWINEGKVLPGEKIYSENELVKMFEVSRHTVRQAVGDLVHEGYLYREQGAGTFVANRRTEAKRMPPTGKNIGVITTYITDYIFPSIIKGIESHLSQQGYSLTFACTDNNPEKERQCLETMINRNVDGLIVEPTRSSSYNPNLHYYLQMEQNNTPFLMINQYYPQLNPPHIILDDEKGGYIATDHLIGLGHRKVIGLFKSDDIQGLNRMQGFIRAFREKNIAFFPEMIITYTTEQKEEEFLNKLKGVLLSGERPTGIVCYNDEVAISVLNLLRELGLKVPEDISIVGYDDSYLAEASETKITSVTHPKMEMGVEAAKWVVSAVENRDKAGTYQKVYQPELVIRSSTKDISK, from the coding sequence ATGGCGCAACAAACGAAAGTCGGGATGGTAAAACAAAAAATTAAAGAATGGATTAATGAGGGAAAGGTTTTACCAGGAGAAAAGATCTATTCAGAAAATGAACTTGTCAAAATGTTTGAAGTTAGTAGACATACAGTTAGACAAGCTGTAGGAGATTTGGTTCATGAGGGGTATTTATATCGAGAACAGGGTGCAGGAACGTTTGTCGCAAATCGCAGGACAGAAGCTAAACGTATGCCTCCAACTGGTAAAAATATTGGTGTAATAACAACATATATTACTGATTACATATTTCCATCCATTATTAAAGGAATTGAATCACATCTCTCACAACAAGGTTATTCGTTAACCTTTGCTTGTACTGATAACAACCCTGAAAAAGAAAGACAATGCCTTGAAACAATGATAAATAGAAATGTAGATGGCCTGATTGTAGAACCAACTAGAAGTAGTAGTTATAATCCAAATTTACATTACTATTTGCAAATGGAGCAAAATAATACACCTTTTTTAATGATCAATCAGTACTACCCACAATTAAATCCTCCGCATATCATTTTAGACGATGAAAAAGGTGGATATATTGCAACAGATCATCTTATTGGTCTAGGCCATCGAAAGGTGATCGGCTTATTCAAAAGCGATGATATTCAGGGTTTAAATCGTATGCAGGGGTTCATTAGAGCTTTTAGAGAAAAAAATATTGCGTTCTTTCCTGAAATGATTATTACGTATACAACAGAGCAAAAAGAAGAGGAGTTTTTAAACAAACTTAAAGGTGTTCTATTATCTGGAGAAAGACCAACTGGAATTGTGTGTTATAACGATGAGGTAGCTATCAGTGTTCTTAATTTATTGCGTGAACTGGGATTAAAGGTTCCTGAAGATATTTCTATTGTAGGGTATGATGATTCCTATTTAGCCGAAGCTTCTGAGACTAAAATTACGTCTGTAACTCATCCGAAAATGGAAATGGGAGTTGAGGCGGCAAAATGGGTTGTTTCTGCAGTAGAAAATAGAGATAAAGCTGGTACTTATCAAAAAGTTTATCAGCCTGAATTAGTTATTCGAAGTTCAACCAAAGATATTTCAAAGTAA
- a CDS encoding HAD family hydrolase, whose translation MNSIKNAEAVFFDLDDTLYDSLLPFQNALEYYQVGLPRSKAEEFYKKVRHYSDLLWKEHVKGELSLEELRIQRLTRSFLDYQISISDDQALAIQERYEQEQQQIKPFETVLLLLKQLIETKPFVGIITNGPVNHQMNKLKALKIDQLIPIEHIFISDGIGMAKPDNRVFEHVHTKMNINPGKCLYIGDTWENDIVPPIEVGWKCVWFNHRNRQAQTKHVPNEIIMNEKEFLLFDEKQGHN comes from the coding sequence ATGAATAGTATAAAAAATGCTGAAGCCGTTTTTTTCGATTTGGACGATACTCTATATGATTCATTATTGCCTTTCCAAAATGCACTTGAATATTATCAAGTTGGTTTACCTCGTTCAAAGGCAGAGGAATTTTATAAAAAAGTCAGACATTATAGTGACCTTCTTTGGAAGGAACATGTAAAAGGTGAATTAAGTCTTGAAGAATTAAGAATACAACGACTAACACGTTCATTTTTAGATTATCAAATATCTATTTCAGACGATCAAGCATTAGCTATACAAGAGCGTTATGAACAAGAGCAACAACAAATAAAACCATTTGAAACTGTTCTCTTATTGTTAAAGCAATTAATAGAAACTAAACCGTTCGTTGGAATTATTACAAATGGACCTGTGAATCATCAAATGAACAAATTAAAAGCACTAAAAATAGATCAGTTGATTCCAATTGAGCACATTTTTATTTCAGATGGAATTGGAATGGCTAAGCCTGATAACCGTGTGTTTGAACATGTTCATACGAAAATGAATATTAACCCAGGTAAATGCCTATACATCGGAGATACTTGGGAAAATGACATTGTTCCGCCAATTGAAGTAGGGTGGAAGTGTGTTTGGTTTAATCATCGAAATCGACAAGCACAAACAAAGCATGTACCAAATGAGATCATTATGAATGAAAAAGAGTTTTTACTTTTTGATGAAAAACAAGGGCATAATTAA
- a CDS encoding alpha/beta-type small acid-soluble spore protein — translation MANKNKILVPEAREQVNQLKARVANTTKPEQAKYEAAKELGIPLHEGDNGNLLSKQAGKVGGRLGGDMVREMIKLAERQLKKQGH, via the coding sequence ATGGCAAATAAAAATAAGATACTTGTCCCTGAGGCAAGAGAACAAGTAAACCAATTAAAAGCAAGAGTTGCAAATACAACTAAACCTGAGCAGGCAAAATATGAAGCAGCAAAAGAATTAGGGATCCCTTTGCATGAGGGGGACAATGGAAACTTATTATCCAAACAAGCTGGAAAAGTTGGTGGCAGGCTTGGTGGCGATATGGTCCGAGAAATGATTAAGCTAGCTGAGCGACAGTTGAAGAAACAAGGGCATTGA
- a CDS encoding alanine--tRNA ligase-related protein encodes MTKKLYYDDVYQTEFSSKVIKSNHDESGFFVVLQETAFYPTGGGQPFDKGTLNDINVLKVEEVDGEIRHYMETSIDVEEVNGVIDWDRRFDHMQQHAGQHILTAAFEDNLGYKTLSFHLGEEICTIDLDTSSLTDEEIHKAETLANKIILENRPILIKWVEKKRNYQVYPFGKN; translated from the coding sequence ATGACTAAAAAGCTATATTATGATGATGTTTATCAAACTGAATTTTCATCGAAAGTGATTAAAAGCAACCATGATGAATCCGGCTTTTTTGTTGTATTACAAGAAACTGCCTTTTATCCAACAGGTGGTGGGCAACCATTTGATAAAGGAACATTAAATGATATAAACGTGCTAAAGGTGGAAGAGGTTGATGGTGAGATTCGTCACTATATGGAAACTAGTATAGATGTGGAAGAAGTAAACGGTGTAATTGATTGGGATCGAAGGTTTGATCATATGCAACAACATGCCGGGCAACATATTCTAACTGCTGCTTTTGAGGACAACCTAGGCTATAAAACATTAAGCTTTCACCTGGGTGAAGAAATATGTACGATCGATCTTGATACGTCATCCCTTACAGATGAAGAAATACATAAAGCGGAAACATTGGCAAATAAAATTATCTTAGAGAATAGACCCATTTTGATAAAATGGGTGGAAAAAAAGAGGAATTATCAGGTTTACCCCTTCGGAAAGAATTAG
- a CDS encoding DHHA1 domain-containing protein, with protein MGGKKEELSGLPLRKELAVSEHIRLVIIPEYDYNGCGGTHPRSTGEVSLLKILTCEKQKKYTRVQFVCGGRVTRQLHQKNEVIQTLTTQLSARQDMIPNAVLKLLHHTKELEEQVKDLSNKLIRYEVKERLDNAVKWNGFFLISNIFQDRTLSELQTLARDLIAYPDVIVMFITEHQEKLQLVCARSDNTNINMNSVLKEVLPLINGKGGGKPFFVQGGGDRMLPPDQVMKELMRVLTHQV; from the coding sequence ATGGGTGGAAAAAAAGAGGAATTATCAGGTTTACCCCTTCGGAAAGAATTAGCTGTTAGTGAACATATTCGACTTGTGATTATTCCAGAATATGATTACAACGGCTGTGGTGGAACTCATCCTAGATCAACAGGTGAGGTTAGCTTATTAAAAATACTAACATGTGAAAAACAGAAAAAATATACGCGTGTTCAGTTTGTTTGTGGTGGTAGAGTAACAAGACAGCTTCATCAAAAAAATGAAGTAATACAAACATTGACAACACAATTAAGTGCTCGGCAGGATATGATTCCTAATGCTGTTTTAAAGCTTTTACATCATACTAAGGAATTAGAAGAGCAGGTAAAAGATTTATCAAATAAATTAATCCGATATGAAGTAAAAGAAAGATTAGACAATGCGGTAAAGTGGAATGGATTTTTTCTAATTTCTAACATATTTCAAGATCGTACATTAAGTGAATTGCAAACTTTAGCAAGGGACTTAATTGCATATCCAGATGTTATTGTTATGTTTATAACTGAACATCAAGAGAAGCTGCAGCTTGTATGTGCTAGAAGTGATAATACTAACATTAATATGAACTCTGTCTTAAAAGAGGTATTACCGTTAATTAACGGTAAAGGCGGTGGAAAGCCTTTCTTTGTTCAAGGTGGCGGAGATCGAATGTTACCACCAGATCAGGTGATGAAAGAGCTAATGAGAGTGTTAACTCATCAGGTATAG
- a CDS encoding glycerate kinase, with the protein MKIIVAPDSFKGSISAYDICLAVKEGIIRVHPNAKVCLLPLADGGEGTVDNLVAASNGQLIRANVRGPLNAEVNAVYGVLGDKKTVVIEMAQASGLPLLKDTEKNPMISTSYGTGELIKHALDAGYRQFIIGLGGSATNDGGVGMLRALGVEFYNSSNEVLKDGGASLIDLAFYDDTHLDPRLFESTITIASDVTNPLCGPNGASAVFGPQKGATPKMVHQLDQALFHFSEVVLSKKNINMRDLVGGGAAGGMGAALLAFCNAKLRSGIDVILEEIQFDTILEHTDLLITGEGKLDSQTLSGKVIKGVAIKAKEKKVPVIGLCGTIQLSRKELDELGILAAFSIVPGPCSLEEAFEHSAQWIADRAESIMKLLTLPIVTIKKS; encoded by the coding sequence TTGAAAATAATCGTTGCTCCAGATTCATTTAAAGGATCAATTTCAGCGTATGATATTTGTCTGGCCGTTAAAGAAGGAATTATACGCGTTCATCCAAATGCAAAGGTTTGTCTCCTGCCTCTAGCTGATGGAGGGGAAGGGACTGTTGACAACCTGGTGGCTGCGAGTAATGGTCAGTTGATTCGTGCTAATGTCCGTGGTCCTTTAAATGCAGAAGTTAATGCAGTTTATGGGGTTTTAGGAGATAAAAAAACAGTTGTGATTGAGATGGCACAAGCATCAGGACTTCCTCTATTAAAAGATACAGAAAAAAATCCAATGATTTCAACTAGCTATGGTACTGGTGAACTAATAAAGCATGCCTTAGACGCGGGTTATCGTCAATTCATTATTGGACTAGGTGGTAGTGCAACAAATGATGGTGGTGTTGGAATGCTTAGGGCACTAGGAGTAGAATTCTATAATAGCTCTAATGAAGTGCTAAAAGATGGTGGAGCTTCCTTAATAGATCTTGCGTTTTATGATGACACACATTTAGATCCAAGATTATTTGAGTCAACAATAACAATTGCTAGCGATGTAACAAATCCTCTTTGTGGACCGAATGGTGCTTCAGCAGTTTTTGGACCTCAAAAAGGAGCAACACCAAAAATGGTGCATCAGCTTGATCAAGCTTTGTTTCATTTTAGTGAAGTAGTTTTAAGTAAAAAGAACATCAATATGAGAGATTTGGTTGGTGGTGGTGCAGCTGGAGGTATGGGAGCTGCCTTACTTGCTTTTTGCAATGCAAAGCTAAGATCGGGGATTGACGTGATATTAGAAGAAATACAGTTTGATACTATACTAGAACATACGGATTTACTTATTACAGGTGAGGGAAAATTAGATTCACAAACATTATCTGGAAAAGTAATAAAAGGAGTAGCGATTAAAGCAAAAGAAAAGAAGGTTCCGGTAATAGGACTATGTGGTACAATTCAATTGAGTCGAAAAGAGCTAGATGAATTAGGAATATTGGCTGCCTTTTCAATTGTGCCTGGCCCTTGCTCTTTAGAGGAAGCATTTGAACATTCTGCCCAGTGGATTGCTGATCGTGCTGAATCTATTATGAAATTGCTTACCTTACCTATAGTCACCATTAAAAAGAGTTAA
- a CDS encoding ROK family protein: MLRLILNNELYQGLHGFSGEMGHMVINMNGIPCSCGSKGCWEAYASEHALLKSAGSDSTLESLIDKANNQDEKAIALFKETGQYIGYGINNIINTFNPEQIIIGNRLAMAQTWIKQSMLDIIYSHSLSFQQQDLQISFSKHSTHSAALGVAAITTESFIQRELQDY, encoded by the coding sequence GTGTTGAGGCTTATATTAAATAATGAGCTGTACCAAGGTCTCCATGGTTTCTCTGGCGAAATGGGACATATGGTCATCAATATGAATGGAATCCCTTGTAGCTGTGGAAGTAAAGGATGTTGGGAAGCTTATGCATCTGAACACGCTCTGTTAAAGAGTGCAGGCTCTGATTCAACCCTTGAATCATTAATAGACAAAGCAAACAACCAAGATGAAAAAGCAATCGCGCTTTTTAAAGAAACAGGCCAATATATAGGATACGGAATCAACAATATTATAAACACATTTAACCCCGAACAAATTATTATAGGGAATCGTTTAGCAATGGCCCAAACATGGATAAAGCAATCCATGCTGGATATTATTTATTCACACTCTCTTTCTTTTCAACAGCAAGATCTACAAATTAGTTTTTCTAAGCATTCCACCCATTCAGCAGCTTTAGGTGTAGCAGCCATTACAACCGAGAGCTTTATACAACGGGAATTACAGGATTATTAA
- a CDS encoding ROK family transcriptional regulator: MKKPISRADIAQRTGLNKATVSSLVNELLTKDFVYESGPGESSGGRRPVLLHYNVNAGYSIGIDLGVNYILGVVTDLKGKILLEKTVKVNEHTFIEVTEQIKQVIHSLIKDLPKTPYGIIGIGLGIPGIVDKQGEIRVAPNLGWKNSDIKTLLEEEFQIPVIVENEANAGAYGEKQFGVGQDYKNIVYVSAGIGIGVEAYIK; this comes from the coding sequence ATGAAGAAGCCCATTTCTAGGGCCGATATCGCTCAAAGAACAGGTTTAAATAAAGCCACTGTTTCTTCTCTTGTTAATGAGCTATTAACTAAAGATTTTGTCTATGAATCAGGACCAGGAGAATCTAGCGGAGGAAGAAGACCTGTACTTCTTCATTACAATGTGAATGCCGGATATTCTATTGGCATAGATTTGGGTGTTAATTATATCTTGGGGGTTGTAACAGATCTAAAAGGAAAGATACTATTAGAAAAAACAGTAAAAGTAAATGAACACACTTTTATAGAAGTTACAGAACAAATTAAACAGGTTATCCATTCTTTAATAAAAGATCTCCCTAAAACACCTTACGGAATCATAGGAATCGGGTTAGGTATACCTGGAATTGTTGATAAACAAGGTGAAATACGAGTTGCTCCAAATCTCGGTTGGAAAAACAGCGATATAAAAACACTCTTAGAAGAAGAATTTCAGATTCCCGTTATTGTCGAGAACGAAGCAAATGCTGGAGCGTATGGAGAAAAGCAATTTGGAGTTGGTCAGGATTATAAGAATATTGTTTATGTAAGCGCAGGAATTGGAATTGGTGTTGAGGCTTATATTAAATAA
- a CDS encoding VanW family protein, with protein sequence MKYLLTILMIMIQPSVQSENLSVTFEGKEITSLHRSELALPSFEGEFIDQEKLDEFTASLESIVYEPPYNAYLDDHGQIKSEKMGHKLDQEKWKSIVYATYLQKGSTSIEVPVKTVYPKVDSELLASIKAKLISHYVTYFNSRNMERSHNIKLASEAINNHVVFPGETFSFNAVVGKRTIEKGYLPAPVIVRGELSEGIGGGICQVSSTLFNAVDQAGVKIIERYSHSRRVPYVPSKRDATVSWYGPDFTFENEHNQPLLIQSKVYGGQLVIKVYSSETLEIKQQNIQSAPNQLPEEERL encoded by the coding sequence ATGAAATATTTATTAACCATTCTTATGATTATGATCCAACCTTCTGTTCAATCTGAAAACTTATCTGTAACATTTGAAGGGAAAGAAATAACATCTCTTCATCGTTCAGAGCTTGCCCTACCATCTTTTGAAGGAGAATTTATTGACCAAGAGAAATTAGATGAATTTACCGCTTCTTTAGAATCAATTGTTTATGAACCACCTTATAATGCATACTTAGATGATCATGGTCAAATAAAGAGTGAAAAAATGGGGCATAAACTCGATCAAGAAAAATGGAAATCAATTGTTTATGCTACATACTTACAAAAAGGCTCAACCTCTATTGAAGTGCCTGTCAAAACGGTCTATCCAAAGGTTGACAGTGAACTTTTAGCATCTATTAAAGCAAAATTGATTAGCCATTACGTAACTTATTTTAATAGTAGAAACATGGAACGGTCACATAATATTAAGTTAGCATCTGAAGCAATTAATAACCATGTCGTTTTTCCTGGAGAGACTTTTTCTTTTAATGCTGTTGTTGGTAAACGAACCATTGAAAAAGGCTATTTACCTGCTCCGGTAATTGTAAGAGGAGAACTATCAGAAGGGATTGGTGGAGGTATTTGTCAAGTCTCCTCAACATTGTTTAATGCAGTTGATCAAGCCGGAGTAAAAATAATTGAGCGATACTCCCATAGTCGTAGAGTCCCTTATGTTCCTTCAAAACGCGATGCTACTGTAAGCTGGTATGGACCTGATTTTACATTTGAAAACGAACATAATCAACCGTTGCTTATTCAATCTAAAGTGTACGGGGGACAACTAGTGATTAAAGTATATTCCTCAGAAACATTAGAAATTAAGCAACAAAATATTCAAAGTGCTCCAAATCAACTACCAGAAGAGGAAAGATTATAA